From the genome of Sphingobacterium kitahiroshimense, one region includes:
- a CDS encoding DinB family protein, giving the protein MDKPKSTKLEVIIPAYRMHTQTFLSVLSGISEVDAKKRIDGRTNHIIWMAGNFVNVRYGIANILGLEETDPYNDLFYMGKTLDEQFQYPTLADLIASFHKISPKVYRSLLAVNDEQLSELFPIGMNIPFVTEDKLNFIGMCIGRQDYIGGQMALMRRILNYSSMSYGVDDKITY; this is encoded by the coding sequence ATGGATAAGCCAAAATCAACAAAACTAGAAGTGATTATTCCCGCTTATAGAATGCATACACAGACTTTTTTAAGTGTGTTATCTGGGATATCTGAAGTGGATGCCAAGAAGCGGATCGATGGACGAACGAATCATATTATTTGGATGGCCGGCAACTTTGTCAATGTACGTTACGGAATAGCAAACATTTTAGGTTTGGAAGAAACAGATCCCTATAACGATTTGTTTTATATGGGAAAGACATTAGATGAACAATTTCAATACCCGACTCTAGCCGATCTCATTGCTAGTTTTCATAAAATCTCTCCTAAAGTTTACCGGAGTTTATTGGCCGTCAATGATGAACAATTGTCTGAATTATTTCCGATTGGAATGAATATCCCCTTTGTTACAGAAGATAAACTCAATTTTATCGGAATGTGTATAGGTAGGCAGGATTATATTGGCGGGCAGATGGCATTGATGAGACGTATCCTTAATTATTCGAGTATGAGTTACGGTGTAGATGACAAGATCACATATTAG
- a CDS encoding MepB family protein: MAHRKYERESQEYDAQNFDLDHLKIKYRKAKITPKKIGQFVTLRYRDAAGITTPYAGSNPIDFYIIATRKDNDFGLFIFPRSILLKHGILRGECKAGKRGFRVYPNWDIAENKQAKQTQLWQKLYFIEILAGEEVDLKKAKQLLTL; the protein is encoded by the coding sequence ATGGCACATAGAAAATATGAACGAGAAAGTCAAGAATATGATGCTCAAAATTTTGATCTAGACCATTTGAAAATTAAGTATAGGAAAGCCAAGATAACACCTAAAAAGATTGGTCAATTCGTTACCTTACGGTATAGGGATGCAGCTGGAATTACGACTCCGTATGCAGGCAGTAACCCTATTGATTTTTATATAATAGCTACCCGAAAAGATAATGATTTTGGATTGTTTATATTCCCTAGAAGCATTCTGTTAAAACATGGTATCTTGAGAGGTGAATGTAAAGCTGGTAAACGAGGTTTTAGAGTCTATCCAAATTGGGATATCGCCGAGAATAAACAGGCTAAACAAACACAACTTTGGCAAAAATTATACTTTATAGAGATTCTTGCAGGTGAAGAAGTTGACTTAAAAAAAGCTAAACAACTATTAACCTTATGA
- a CDS encoding aldo/keto reductase gives MTTYTLNNGIKIPAIGFGTWQIEDGAPAYNAVAEALNAGYIHIDTAAVYGNEKSVGKAIQDSGIDRDDLFITTKLWNADRGYENTLTAFEKSLALLNLTYVDLYLIHWPANETQFENWAEINADTWRAFEKLYVDGRVKAIGLSNFPKKYVETLLKTVQIKPAVNQLEFHPGYLQEETVSYCKENNILVQAWSPLGSGRILDNEVLLSLAQKYNVSVGQICIKFALQEDINPLPKSTNPINIKANLDLSNFELTAEDIALIKNMGDLGFSGLNPAEVPF, from the coding sequence ATGACTACATATACATTAAACAACGGGATTAAGATTCCTGCTATCGGTTTCGGAACCTGGCAAATCGAAGATGGTGCGCCTGCCTATAATGCGGTAGCTGAGGCATTAAATGCGGGTTATATTCATATCGATACTGCTGCCGTTTATGGTAACGAAAAAAGTGTTGGAAAGGCCATTCAAGATAGTGGAATTGATCGTGATGATCTTTTTATTACGACAAAATTATGGAACGCGGACCGTGGATATGAAAACACATTAACTGCATTTGAAAAATCACTAGCTTTACTCAATTTAACTTATGTTGATTTATACCTTATTCATTGGCCGGCTAATGAAACACAATTTGAAAATTGGGCAGAAATTAATGCTGATACCTGGAGAGCTTTTGAAAAATTATATGTTGATGGAAGAGTCAAAGCTATTGGTCTAAGTAATTTTCCTAAGAAATATGTTGAAACCCTTTTGAAAACAGTACAAATTAAACCAGCTGTCAATCAACTGGAATTTCACCCTGGGTATTTACAGGAAGAAACAGTTTCGTACTGTAAAGAAAACAACATTTTGGTACAAGCTTGGTCACCTCTTGGATCAGGTCGAATTCTTGACAATGAAGTATTGCTTTCGTTAGCGCAAAAGTATAACGTTAGTGTCGGCCAGATCTGCATTAAATTTGCACTACAGGAGGATATTAATCCGTTACCAAAATCTACTAATCCGATCAATATCAAGGCAAATCTTGACCTATCAAATTTTGAATTGACTGCTGAAGATATAGCATTAATTAAAAATATGGGGGATTTAGGTTTTTCAGGACTCAACCCAGCAGAGGTACCATTCTAA
- a CDS encoding sensor histidine kinase: MKKSALYFTNKSRETLLLLILCFLFNFSSAQEVLDKLKEQYDKVSVTNPERLIVAGKYATALFFNQQEVKAGQILKDNIQIASRLPDGKYAANLYAIEAMNYRISERIKESKSSFDKAKEFASKSKDVEIKGYISYCEGWLYTRNNKEGEAVRSFLRAIRYFDQAPPSRTLNSRKSTTYKELTSIYANWNEHQLQEKYSLLALDLAIQQNDPIAIFDAYMLMGYMYEQQYIKNDTNHKLRDQAEKYYLLAINTYNKNKATIPFPSNLSFVANNLAYLYFSFFPDSYQDQAIQYAELALKQGAATQQYTHVASAYGIMAEIALKNKKPERAKAYLLSALMEITKSSVPDQNIILSIYENLSEIAEQENNLAEAIRYHKVYMETFKSIYNQEQLELGKRLEAQFDKERQQQQLIRMQLETDKKEQQLRLLHTVSLQQKQQYENLKLHEENQRKELELTQLESEKRTQELKLSRLETQNRAQDILSFKNEISYKEKINKYYVALILFFLLVLLLMLYAYKQRSKSMRQNKELYNFSLDKERQNSKISILTAMLDGQEQERGRLARDLHDGLGGLLSTTKISLSQLTNKVDSPMKNDMQKSLLQLDTAVEELRRVAHNLMPDLLNRYGLEEALQDYAVRMSNVELDIDVQFLHYSNQLTKDEQLLVYRVIQELVNNAIKHADPKQIIIQIVEEADYYTITVEDDGKGFDIDQVKGNHSAGLHNIQSRIDFLKGKFTIQSEKDVGTSVEIIFPKK, translated from the coding sequence ATGAAGAAGAGTGCACTATATTTTACCAATAAATCGAGAGAAACTCTGCTTCTATTAATCTTGTGTTTTTTATTTAACTTTTCTTCTGCTCAGGAAGTGCTAGATAAACTAAAGGAACAATATGATAAAGTATCTGTTACGAATCCAGAAAGATTAATAGTTGCCGGCAAATATGCAACTGCCTTATTTTTCAATCAACAAGAAGTTAAGGCCGGTCAAATCCTTAAAGATAATATCCAGATAGCAAGTCGCTTACCAGATGGAAAATATGCGGCTAATCTTTATGCGATTGAGGCTATGAATTATAGAATCAGCGAGCGTATAAAAGAATCTAAAAGTAGTTTTGATAAGGCAAAAGAGTTTGCTAGCAAATCTAAAGATGTAGAGATCAAGGGTTATATAAGTTATTGTGAAGGATGGCTATATACCAGAAATAATAAAGAAGGTGAAGCTGTTAGAAGTTTTCTACGTGCGATCCGCTATTTTGATCAGGCTCCCCCATCCCGTACACTTAATAGCCGTAAATCTACAACTTACAAGGAGCTAACTTCAATTTATGCGAATTGGAATGAGCATCAGCTACAGGAGAAATATAGTCTACTTGCTTTAGATCTTGCTATTCAACAAAATGATCCCATTGCTATATTTGACGCTTATATGCTCATGGGGTATATGTATGAACAACAGTACATAAAGAACGATACTAACCACAAATTACGAGATCAGGCAGAAAAGTATTACCTCTTAGCTATTAATACGTATAACAAAAATAAGGCTACAATCCCCTTCCCATCTAATCTATCTTTTGTTGCTAATAATCTAGCTTACCTCTACTTTAGTTTTTTTCCTGATTCTTATCAAGATCAGGCAATTCAATATGCTGAGCTCGCCCTAAAGCAGGGAGCAGCGACTCAACAATACACGCATGTTGCGTCTGCTTACGGTATAATGGCGGAGATCGCACTGAAAAACAAAAAACCTGAGCGTGCTAAAGCCTATTTGTTGTCGGCACTTATGGAGATTACTAAAAGCAGTGTTCCGGATCAGAACATCATCCTCAGTATTTACGAGAATCTCTCTGAAATTGCGGAACAGGAGAATAATCTTGCTGAAGCCATACGTTACCATAAAGTTTATATGGAAACATTTAAATCCATATACAATCAAGAACAATTGGAATTGGGTAAACGACTAGAAGCACAGTTTGATAAAGAAAGACAGCAACAACAACTTATCAGAATGCAACTGGAAACGGATAAAAAAGAACAGCAGCTCCGTTTGCTGCATACCGTCAGTCTGCAGCAAAAACAGCAATATGAGAATTTGAAGTTGCATGAAGAAAATCAGCGAAAAGAACTTGAGCTCACACAGCTTGAATCTGAAAAAAGAACCCAGGAACTTAAGCTATCTCGTTTAGAGACACAAAATCGTGCTCAGGACATCCTCAGTTTCAAAAATGAGATTTCTTATAAAGAGAAAATAAATAAATATTATGTGGCTTTGATCTTGTTTTTTTTACTGGTTCTACTATTAATGCTATACGCATATAAACAGCGATCCAAAAGTATGCGTCAAAATAAGGAACTGTACAATTTCTCTTTAGATAAGGAACGTCAGAATTCAAAAATATCAATATTAACTGCTATGCTTGATGGTCAGGAACAGGAACGAGGACGATTGGCCAGGGACCTTCATGATGGACTAGGAGGCCTCTTATCCACCACAAAAATCAGTTTATCTCAATTGACAAATAAAGTGGATAGCCCAATGAAAAATGATATGCAAAAATCTCTTCTGCAATTGGATACTGCTGTAGAAGAGCTAAGACGCGTAGCTCATAATCTGATGCCCGATTTGCTAAATAGATATGGTCTTGAGGAAGCATTACAAGATTACGCTGTTCGTATGTCCAATGTAGAATTGGATATTGATGTACAATTTTTACATTATTCGAATCAACTTACAAAAGATGAACAATTACTTGTTTATCGGGTAATCCAGGAGTTGGTTAATAACGCAATAAAACATGCTGACCCCAAACAAATTATCATTCAAATTGTAGAAGAAGCTGATTATTACACCATCACTGTTGAAGATGATGGAAAAGGATTTGATATTGATCAGGTTAAGGGTAATCACTCAGCAGGCCTTCATAATATACAATCGCGGATCGATTTCCTTAAAGGGAAATTTACTATACAGTCGGAAAAAGATGTGGGGACAAGTGTTGAAATTATATTTCCAAAAAAATAA
- a CDS encoding NAD(P)H-binding protein: protein MEAIVIGGSGATGRELVRLLLEDVRFTKVRVLVRKAYFEQHDKLEEIIVDFDKLSSYHQVIKGEVAFSCLGTTLKDAGSKDAQWHIDYDYPLDFAQLAFNNGVSHFVLLSAIGADAKSSIFYNRMKGSLEEAIKKIGFKHLMILQPGFIERPNSNRFGEKVGLKAITFFNSLGFFRHYAPIKTHQLAQAMIESVFSYGSTVQVISLKEMRALTK, encoded by the coding sequence ATGGAAGCAATTGTTATTGGAGGAAGTGGAGCTACAGGAAGAGAACTGGTTAGGCTATTATTAGAAGATGTACGCTTCACTAAAGTCCGTGTATTAGTACGTAAAGCTTATTTTGAACAACATGATAAGTTAGAAGAGATTATTGTCGATTTTGACAAATTATCATCTTATCACCAAGTTATAAAAGGAGAAGTTGCATTTTCATGTCTCGGCACAACTTTAAAAGATGCAGGAAGTAAAGATGCACAATGGCATATAGATTACGATTATCCACTGGATTTTGCACAGCTAGCTTTCAACAATGGAGTATCCCATTTTGTTCTATTATCAGCAATAGGAGCAGATGCAAAATCCAGTATTTTCTATAATCGTATGAAAGGAAGTTTAGAAGAAGCAATCAAAAAAATTGGATTTAAACACCTTATGATATTGCAACCAGGCTTTATAGAAAGACCTAATTCAAATCGATTTGGAGAAAAGGTCGGACTGAAAGCAATTACTTTTTTTAATTCATTAGGTTTTTTTCGGCATTATGCGCCTATTAAAACGCATCAGCTCGCTCAAGCAATGATAGAAAGTGTTTTTTCATATGGATCAACCGTTCAAGTAATTTCATTAAAAGAAATGAGGGCACTAACTAAGTAA
- a CDS encoding WG repeat-containing protein, translating to MKRITLTLATVCLMSLSALAQSNKFFRIDYGIKSGENNGQLDDTQLRAWVNQDYMRIAYTQDESHIEIKDKKKLKSFILVPNSQEYLMLQDGTKNDYSDIQIEYIKGQEKKIAGYTCKLAIINIGTDEESGEDVKLAVYYTEQIPNLSWAEFNFLETLPGAPLSITVSGDGYIAKKIDSEELTQELFEIPESYTEMQADSAIGYGDLQVADNRYIFTNETGDLYGLKDENDQVFFQPKYTFIAPFDGDISIVNNAEDKFGAINLAGQEIITLQHDFLNYSDDSKTFMYGAQDKYGLLRADGSVLINATYEMVSFPENGLIQFMKNDKSGFMNEKEQVIIPAVHEHIFMRNKDYFITFEDTSYSLLSIKDNKKIAGGYEYMALPDEGNIFLAMKNGKYGYIDEKGKTIIPFKFSTALAFDNGVAIVSEDEAGENIYYIDTKGLEVAAVEAE from the coding sequence ATGAAGAGAATAACACTAACACTAGCAACAGTGTGCTTAATGAGCTTAAGTGCCCTAGCTCAATCCAACAAGTTTTTTCGTATCGATTACGGAATAAAATCGGGAGAAAACAATGGACAGCTGGATGATACGCAATTAAGAGCTTGGGTGAATCAGGATTATATGCGCATCGCTTATACGCAGGATGAAAGTCACATCGAGATAAAAGATAAGAAAAAATTAAAATCATTTATTTTAGTTCCTAACTCTCAAGAGTACTTGATGCTACAAGACGGTACCAAAAATGATTACAGTGATATCCAGATCGAATACATAAAAGGCCAAGAGAAAAAAATAGCGGGATATACATGTAAACTAGCAATAATTAATATAGGAACTGATGAGGAGTCTGGCGAGGATGTAAAACTTGCGGTTTATTATACTGAGCAGATCCCTAATTTATCTTGGGCGGAATTCAATTTCTTAGAAACTTTACCTGGGGCACCATTGTCAATTACGGTATCGGGAGATGGCTACATTGCAAAAAAGATCGACTCTGAGGAATTGACTCAAGAGCTATTCGAAATTCCAGAAAGTTATACGGAAATGCAAGCTGATAGTGCAATAGGATATGGTGATCTTCAAGTTGCTGATAATCGCTATATTTTCACTAATGAAACCGGAGATTTATATGGACTAAAAGATGAGAATGATCAAGTTTTTTTTCAACCTAAGTATACTTTTATAGCACCTTTTGATGGAGACATATCTATAGTAAACAATGCAGAGGATAAATTTGGAGCGATCAACTTAGCCGGTCAAGAAATTATTACGCTACAACACGATTTTCTAAACTATTCTGACGACTCCAAAACATTCATGTACGGTGCACAAGATAAATACGGTTTATTACGTGCTGATGGAAGCGTTTTGATTAACGCAACATATGAGATGGTGAGTTTTCCGGAAAATGGGCTGATCCAATTCATGAAAAATGATAAAAGCGGTTTTATGAATGAGAAGGAGCAGGTGATCATACCAGCAGTACATGAACACATTTTCATGAGAAATAAAGACTATTTTATTACGTTCGAGGATACTTCTTATTCTTTACTCTCTATTAAAGATAATAAAAAAATAGCCGGAGGATATGAATATATGGCTTTACCTGATGAAGGAAATATTTTCTTAGCGATGAAAAATGGTAAGTATGGATACATTGATGAAAAAGGTAAAACAATTATTCCTTTTAAATTTTCAACAGCACTTGCGTTTGATAATGGTGTAGCCATTGTCTCGGAAGATGAAGCTGGTGAAAACATATATTATATTGATACTAAAGGTCTAGAGGTTGCTGCTGTAGAGGCTGAATAA
- a CDS encoding response regulator — protein MIKIAITDDHPLLSEGLKNILSKEDMLEVVGCYPDASTMHKALSDGPVDVLLLDINLPDANSIELIKPLRSKYPQMRIIVISVHNEYAVINSVLQEGAQGYIQKNASVEEIVAGVEQVIKGNKFLCSQTKNIVERKSKDELKSVPKLTRREKEVLTEASLGLTTGQIAEKLFISPHTVESHRKNLIEKFDAKNLSSAIKLALEYGLIRQ, from the coding sequence ATGATTAAAATAGCAATTACAGATGATCATCCTTTGCTTTCGGAAGGATTGAAAAATATCCTTTCTAAGGAAGATATGTTAGAAGTAGTGGGTTGTTATCCTGATGCATCAACCATGCATAAAGCGCTTTCGGATGGGCCTGTTGATGTGCTTTTACTGGATATTAATCTTCCTGATGCCAATAGTATTGAGCTGATCAAACCGTTACGGTCCAAGTATCCTCAAATGCGTATTATAGTAATCAGTGTACATAACGAATATGCTGTTATCAATAGTGTACTGCAAGAGGGGGCCCAAGGTTATATTCAAAAAAATGCTTCTGTGGAAGAGATTGTTGCCGGAGTTGAACAGGTTATAAAAGGAAACAAATTTCTATGTTCTCAAACCAAAAATATTGTTGAAAGAAAATCAAAAGATGAACTCAAAAGTGTTCCAAAATTGACCCGTAGGGAAAAGGAAGTACTAACTGAGGCATCTTTGGGATTAACAACGGGGCAAATCGCAGAAAAACTATTTATTAGTCCGCATACTGTGGAAAGTCACCGTAAAAATTTGATTGAGAAATTTGACGCAAAAAATCTTAGTTCTGCAATTAAATTAGCGTTAGAATATGGATTGATTCGTCAATAG
- a CDS encoding NAD(P)H-hydrate dehydratase, which translates to MKILTAKQMMNADVLTCNEQQITSLDLMERASQTVFAALKIKYPYLPKQHFTIICGKGNNGGDGLVLARLLDAHLANVMVYVLKSEIYAPDNSRNQARLSAAQIHFFNETDQLQIPDNTIVIDCLFGYGLREELDGKWAYICKQINEADVPVYAIDMPSGLLADRPTSITAPVIHADLVYTFQMPKLALLMPQNQVFYDDFQILDIQLSKNAIEKENSDLIYVEKGLILKYYRKRKKFEHKGNFGHSMIIGGSKGKMGSVQLALKAALRSGCGLATAFVPACGHIIIQTAVPEAMVLLDDHNDVITTMPDLANYQAVGIGVGMGTAAETSVAWIDYISRGIQTPLIIDADGLNMMSKNPELWNFIPKNTILTPHPKELNRIIGSWMDDWDKLEKVKEFASKYQVNILIKGANSAMVMSDGKIYLNSTGNVGMATGGSGDVLTGIITALLGQGYPANEALIMGVYLHGKAADLAVKTIGTYSLLPSDIIQYLPQAFLELELATL; encoded by the coding sequence ATGAAAATTCTTACCGCAAAACAAATGATGAACGCAGATGTACTGACCTGCAACGAACAACAAATTACAAGCTTAGATTTAATGGAAAGAGCTTCCCAAACGGTCTTTGCTGCATTAAAGATCAAGTACCCATATCTCCCAAAACAACATTTCACCATCATCTGCGGAAAAGGAAATAACGGCGGAGATGGATTGGTATTAGCACGTTTATTAGATGCACATTTAGCCAATGTGATGGTATATGTCCTAAAATCCGAAATTTACGCGCCTGATAATAGCCGCAATCAGGCAAGATTATCCGCGGCGCAAATTCATTTTTTTAACGAAACAGATCAGTTACAAATCCCGGATAATACCATTGTTATAGATTGTCTGTTCGGATATGGACTGCGAGAAGAATTAGACGGAAAATGGGCTTATATCTGCAAGCAGATCAATGAAGCTGATGTTCCTGTATATGCCATTGATATGCCTTCAGGCTTATTGGCAGATAGACCAACATCGATTACTGCTCCTGTGATTCATGCAGATTTGGTATATACTTTCCAAATGCCTAAGCTCGCATTATTAATGCCTCAGAACCAAGTTTTTTATGATGATTTTCAAATACTGGACATTCAATTGAGTAAAAATGCTATTGAAAAAGAAAATTCCGATTTGATTTATGTGGAAAAAGGGTTAATACTCAAATACTATAGAAAAAGGAAAAAATTTGAACATAAAGGCAATTTTGGACATAGCATGATCATAGGGGGAAGCAAGGGAAAAATGGGGTCTGTCCAGCTGGCACTAAAAGCAGCTTTGCGAAGTGGCTGTGGTTTAGCTACCGCCTTTGTACCTGCTTGCGGGCATATCATTATCCAGACTGCTGTGCCCGAAGCTATGGTCTTATTAGATGACCATAATGATGTGATAACCACCATGCCCGACTTAGCAAATTATCAGGCTGTTGGCATTGGAGTAGGAATGGGAACCGCAGCAGAAACAAGTGTAGCCTGGATAGATTACATAAGTAGAGGAATCCAAACGCCATTGATTATAGATGCTGACGGTTTAAATATGATGTCAAAAAATCCCGAATTATGGAACTTTATACCGAAAAACACCATTCTGACTCCACATCCAAAAGAACTGAATCGGATTATAGGATCGTGGATGGACGATTGGGATAAATTAGAAAAAGTAAAAGAATTTGCAAGTAAATATCAGGTCAATATATTGATAAAAGGAGCAAATAGTGCAATGGTGATGAGCGACGGTAAGATCTACTTGAATAGTACAGGAAATGTAGGAATGGCAACAGGGGGTAGCGGCGATGTATTAACAGGGATTATAACCGCATTGCTTGGACAGGGATATCCTGCAAACGAAGCGTTAATCATGGGTGTATATTTACATGGAAAGGCAGCAGATTTGGCAGTTAAGACCATCGGTACTTATAGTCTTCTTCCCTCAGATATTATTCAGTATTTACCACAAGCGTTTCTTGAATTAGAACTTGCGACACTATAA
- a CDS encoding NADP-dependent isocitrate dehydrogenase — translation MSSKIIYTKTDEAPLLATYSFLPIVQAFAKTADIDVELRDISLAGRILANFSDVLSADQKVADALAELGQLATTPEANIIKLPNISASIPQLKGAIAELQAAGYAIPNFPDNPETATETEIKAKYAKVLGSAVNPVLREGNSDRRAPKAVKNYAKANPHSMGAWSPDSKTRVASMSHGDFYETEQSVTVENAGQFKIEFVNATGAATELKGLSPLKAGEVIDSSVMSLNALKAFVADTIAAAKAEDVLLSAHLKATMMKVSDPIIFGAIVEVYFKDVFAKYGELFNSLGINKNNGLGEVFAKISGTPQEAEVKAAIESAIANGPDLAMVNSDKGITNLHVPSDVIVDASMPAMIRTSGQMWNKEGKSQDTIAIIPDRSYAGVYEATIEDCKENGALDPTTMGSVPNVGLMAQKAEEYGSHDKTFQASENGSIRVVDANGNVLMEQTVETGDIFRMCQTKDAPIQDWVKLAVNRARLSATPAVFWLDENRAHDREIIKKVEKYLGDFDTNGLDIFVMNPVEATKFSLDRIREGLDTISVTGNVLRDYLTDLFPILEVGTSAKMLSIVPLMNGGGLFETGAGGSAPKHVEQFLQEGYLRWDSLGEFLALGASLEHLSQTQNNAQALVLAEALDAATEKFLANDKSPARKVGQIDNRGSHYYLTAYWAEALAAQTKDSVLAAKFAPLAKSLAENEAKINEELIGAQGKAQNIGGYYFPNDDLATAAMRPSQTLNKAIASL, via the coding sequence ATGTCATCTAAAATCATTTACACCAAGACAGATGAAGCGCCATTGTTGGCGACTTACTCATTCTTACCTATTGTACAAGCATTCGCCAAAACAGCTGATATCGATGTTGAATTAAGAGATATTTCTCTTGCAGGTCGTATTTTAGCAAACTTTTCAGATGTATTAAGCGCAGATCAGAAAGTAGCTGATGCTTTAGCTGAATTAGGTCAGTTGGCAACAACTCCAGAGGCTAATATCATCAAATTACCAAATATTTCAGCTTCTATTCCGCAATTAAAAGGAGCAATTGCTGAATTGCAGGCAGCAGGTTATGCGATACCAAATTTCCCTGACAACCCAGAAACTGCAACAGAAACTGAAATTAAGGCAAAATATGCTAAAGTATTAGGTTCAGCTGTAAATCCAGTTTTACGTGAAGGAAACTCTGACCGTCGTGCTCCAAAAGCTGTTAAGAATTATGCTAAAGCAAACCCGCATTCAATGGGTGCTTGGTCGCCCGATTCTAAAACACGCGTAGCTTCAATGTCTCACGGTGATTTTTATGAGACTGAGCAATCAGTAACAGTAGAAAATGCAGGACAGTTCAAAATTGAATTTGTTAATGCAACGGGTGCTGCAACTGAATTAAAAGGCTTATCTCCATTAAAAGCAGGTGAAGTAATCGATTCATCAGTAATGAGCTTAAATGCATTGAAAGCTTTTGTTGCAGACACAATTGCAGCGGCTAAAGCGGAAGATGTTTTATTATCTGCTCATTTAAAAGCAACGATGATGAAGGTGTCAGATCCTATTATTTTTGGTGCTATCGTAGAGGTTTATTTTAAAGATGTATTTGCTAAATATGGTGAATTATTCAACTCTTTAGGTATCAATAAAAATAATGGTTTAGGTGAAGTATTTGCTAAAATCTCCGGCACTCCGCAAGAGGCAGAAGTTAAAGCAGCGATCGAATCAGCTATTGCTAATGGTCCAGATTTAGCAATGGTAAACTCTGATAAAGGTATTACAAACTTACATGTACCTTCAGATGTTATCGTTGATGCATCTATGCCAGCGATGATCCGTACTTCAGGACAGATGTGGAATAAAGAAGGAAAATCTCAAGATACCATCGCTATTATTCCAGATCGTTCTTATGCAGGAGTGTATGAAGCAACTATTGAAGATTGTAAAGAAAATGGGGCATTAGATCCTACAACGATGGGTTCAGTTCCCAATGTTGGTTTAATGGCTCAAAAAGCTGAAGAATATGGTTCACATGATAAAACTTTCCAAGCATCAGAAAACGGTTCGATCCGTGTTGTAGATGCAAATGGAAATGTTTTGATGGAACAAACCGTTGAAACTGGTGATATCTTCCGCATGTGTCAAACTAAAGACGCACCTATTCAAGACTGGGTAAAATTGGCGGTTAACCGCGCGCGTTTATCGGCTACACCTGCAGTATTCTGGTTAGATGAAAACCGTGCTCACGATAGAGAAATCATCAAAAAAGTTGAGAAATATTTAGGTGATTTTGATACAAATGGATTAGACATCTTTGTTATGAATCCTGTTGAGGCGACTAAATTTTCTTTAGACCGTATCCGCGAAGGATTAGATACAATTTCTGTAACGGGTAACGTATTACGTGATTATTTAACAGATTTATTTCCTATTTTAGAAGTTGGTACATCTGCAAAAATGCTTTCTATCGTTCCTTTAATGAATGGTGGAGGTTTATTTGAAACAGGTGCTGGTGGTTCTGCTCCAAAACATGTTGAACAATTCTTACAAGAAGGTTATTTACGTTGGGATTCTCTAGGTGAGTTTTTAGCTTTAGGAGCATCTTTAGAGCATTTGTCACAAACACAGAATAATGCGCAGGCATTAGTTTTGGCAGAAGCATTGGATGCTGCAACAGAAAAATTCTTAGCGAATGATAAATCTCCAGCACGTAAAGTAGGTCAAATCGATAACCGTGGTTCTCACTACTATTTGACAGCTTATTGGGCTGAAGCTTTAGCTGCACAAACAAAGGATAGCGTACTAGCAGCGAAGTTTGCACCTTTAGCTAAGTCATTAGCTGAAAATGAGGCTAAGATCAACGAAGAGTTGATTGGTGCTCAAGGTAAAGCACAAAACATTGGTGGTTATTATTTCCCTAATGATGATTTGGCTACAGCCGCTATGCGTCCTTCGCAAACATTAAATAAAGCAATCGCTTCTTTATAG